The proteins below come from a single Gordonia pseudamarae genomic window:
- a CDS encoding EndoU domain-containing protein, giving the protein MPREDLPAAWRAESVRQHILYGEGRDRRDFNRLPANKQAKAHKMGGHLYGVGNPGKTEFPKGWTPAKIMDAVADTRMKPMWIREHDTTIEHVREIDGVMVSVFFYHGPNGEVALQAYPRGGVGVRAQREGRLIAGRGWSHRAPEHYQRL; this is encoded by the coding sequence ATGCCCCGCGAAGACCTCCCTGCAGCATGGCGCGCCGAATCGGTACGCCAGCACATTCTGTACGGCGAAGGTAGGGACCGACGCGACTTCAACCGGCTACCGGCGAATAAGCAGGCCAAGGCGCACAAGATGGGTGGGCATCTGTACGGCGTCGGGAACCCGGGCAAGACAGAGTTCCCGAAGGGCTGGACCCCGGCCAAAATCATGGACGCCGTGGCCGACACTCGTATGAAACCCATGTGGATACGCGAGCACGACACAACCATCGAGCACGTTCGAGAAATCGACGGCGTCATGGTCAGCGTTTTCTTCTACCACGGACCCAATGGCGAAGTCGCGCTACAGGCATACCCTCGTGGTGGTGTCGGAGTTCGCGCGCAACGCGAGGGACGGCTCATCGCCGGTAGAGGTTGGAGTCATCGCGCACCTGAGCACTACCAGCGTCTGTAG
- a CDS encoding SDR family NAD(P)-dependent oxidoreductase — MSAQSGSESAGIDVAADGRKVAVVTGASSGIGAATARLLAAQGYHVVAGARRVDRITALADEIGGTGRQLDVTDEDSVAAFVAGLDRVDVLVNNAGGAKGLASVAEADLDEWRWMWETNVVGTLRLTQALLPALIASGDGLIVTITSIAALEVYDNGAGYTSAKHAQGVLHRTLRYELIGKPVRLTEICPGMVETEFSLVRFDGDQERADATYAGLTPLTAADVAEVIGFAASRPPHVNLDQITLKPRDQASARRNIRTG; from the coding sequence ATGAGTGCGCAGTCAGGGTCAGAATCAGCGGGAATTGATGTCGCGGCCGACGGCCGGAAGGTCGCGGTGGTGACGGGGGCGAGTTCGGGGATCGGTGCGGCGACTGCCAGGCTGCTGGCCGCGCAGGGCTATCACGTGGTGGCCGGCGCCCGGCGCGTCGACCGGATCACCGCTCTGGCCGACGAGATCGGCGGTACCGGCAGGCAACTCGACGTCACCGACGAGGATTCGGTGGCCGCCTTCGTCGCCGGCCTCGACCGGGTAGACGTGCTGGTCAACAACGCCGGCGGCGCGAAGGGGCTCGCGTCGGTGGCCGAGGCCGACCTCGACGAGTGGCGCTGGATGTGGGAGACCAATGTGGTCGGCACGCTGCGCCTGACCCAGGCGCTGCTCCCGGCCCTGATCGCGTCCGGCGACGGCCTGATCGTCACGATCACCTCGATCGCCGCGCTCGAGGTCTACGACAACGGTGCCGGATACACCTCGGCCAAACACGCCCAGGGCGTGCTGCACCGCACCCTGCGCTATGAGCTGATCGGAAAACCGGTGCGGCTCACCGAGATCTGCCCGGGAATGGTGGAGACCGAGTTCTCGCTGGTGCGTTTCGACGGCGATCAGGAACGCGCCGACGCCACCTACGCGGGCCTGACCCCGCTCACCGCCGCCGACGTCGCCGAGGTGATCGGTTTCGCCGCGTCCCGCCCGCCGCACGTCAACCTCGATCAGATCACCCTCAAACCCCGTGATCAGGCGTCGGCGCGCCGCAACATCCGCACCGGGTAG
- a CDS encoding L,D-transpeptidase, whose product MKRQCDLDRPHLSRRTVLVAAGIGAAGLVAAACGSGSGDDKTDSGPRTPKVSLTYSPDLASPAAPNPTVEFSVKADKGTLNPDVKLLNPQGKAVAGKLSDDRTKYTITEPLGYGATYTWQGSAVGSDQVAAQVQGTFTTLAPDAQANVVINVADGQEVGIAASLILKFDSTIEDKAAVEKVLQVTTTPETEGGWAWLGEDNGSRAHWRPREYWAPGTKIHLDAKLYGVQMGDGLYGAADMTSDFSIGRAQVVKAEASSHQIVVIRDGATLMTLPCSYGEGDLDRNVTRSGIHVVTEKYEDFYMTNPAAGYFNIRERWAVRISNNGEFIHANPETVGVQGSSNVTNGCINLSLENAQKYFETAMYGDPVEVTGTRINLSEADGDIFDWIFDWDQWTGMSAITGQARDNTVPATPSGAPRSAASG is encoded by the coding sequence ATGAAGAGGCAGTGTGACCTGGACCGACCGCACCTGAGCCGACGTACGGTGCTGGTGGCGGCGGGAATCGGTGCGGCCGGGCTGGTCGCGGCGGCATGCGGATCGGGATCCGGTGACGACAAGACGGATTCGGGGCCCAGGACGCCGAAGGTGTCGCTGACCTACAGCCCCGATCTCGCGTCGCCCGCGGCACCCAACCCGACTGTCGAATTTTCGGTCAAAGCCGACAAAGGCACCCTCAATCCCGATGTGAAGCTGCTGAATCCGCAGGGCAAGGCCGTTGCCGGAAAGCTGTCCGACGACCGTACGAAGTACACGATCACCGAACCGCTCGGCTACGGCGCCACCTACACCTGGCAGGGCAGCGCGGTCGGCTCGGACCAGGTGGCGGCGCAGGTCCAGGGCACGTTCACCACCCTCGCACCCGACGCGCAGGCCAACGTCGTCATCAACGTCGCCGACGGCCAGGAAGTGGGTATCGCCGCCTCACTCATCCTCAAGTTCGACAGCACCATCGAGGACAAGGCGGCCGTCGAGAAGGTTCTCCAGGTCACCACCACACCCGAGACCGAGGGTGGCTGGGCCTGGCTCGGCGAGGACAACGGGTCCCGCGCGCACTGGCGGCCCCGCGAGTACTGGGCACCCGGCACCAAGATCCACCTCGACGCCAAGCTGTACGGAGTGCAGATGGGTGATGGGCTCTACGGTGCGGCCGACATGACCAGCGACTTCTCCATCGGCCGCGCGCAGGTTGTCAAGGCCGAGGCTTCCTCGCACCAGATCGTGGTGATCCGCGACGGCGCCACCCTGATGACCCTGCCGTGCAGCTACGGCGAAGGCGACCTCGACCGCAACGTCACCCGCAGCGGCATCCATGTGGTCACCGAGAAGTACGAGGACTTCTACATGACCAACCCGGCCGCCGGTTATTTCAATATCCGCGAACGGTGGGCCGTGCGGATTTCCAACAATGGAGAATTCATTCATGCCAATCCGGAAACCGTTGGCGTGCAAGGATCGTCGAATGTCACCAATGGATGCATCAACCTGTCGCTGGAGAACGCGCAAAAGTATTTCGAGACTGCCATGTACGGCGATCCCGTCGAGGTGACCGGAACCCGGATCAACCTGTCGGAGGCCGACGGCGACATCTTCGACTGGATCTTCGACTGGGACCAGTGGACCGGCATGTCGGCGATCACCGGGCAGGCGCGGGACAATACCGTCCCGGCCACGCCCAGCGGAGCACCCCGCAGCGCCGCGTCCGGGTGA
- a CDS encoding class I SAM-dependent methyltransferase — translation MTAGRRRVSGRITRGTTNINRLRRVDRWMAHRPEIATALTRVPRPLVVDLGYGARPDTAVEMAGRLRGVAPDLEMVGLEIDPARIVEPRDGVRFALGGFELAGLRPTLVRAFNVLRQYDEDEVGAAWAQMRSALAPGGLIVEGTCDEIGRRCSWVLLDARGPRSLTFSWSPAHTGYPSELAERLPKVLIHHNVPGEPIHELFAAADRCWDIAAGHAPFGPRIRWRQALILLRESGVRVEIGRRPTRDNLLTVPWDVVAGRPVR, via the coding sequence ATGACAGCGGGCCGGCGGCGTGTGTCGGGCCGGATCACCCGGGGCACCACGAACATCAACCGGCTGCGCCGTGTCGATCGATGGATGGCGCACCGCCCGGAGATCGCGACCGCGCTGACCCGGGTGCCGCGTCCGCTGGTCGTCGACCTCGGTTACGGTGCCCGGCCGGACACCGCGGTCGAGATGGCCGGCCGGTTAAGGGGAGTGGCACCCGACCTGGAGATGGTGGGACTGGAGATCGACCCCGCCCGTATCGTCGAACCACGCGACGGGGTGCGGTTCGCGCTCGGTGGTTTCGAACTGGCCGGGCTGCGGCCCACCCTGGTGCGGGCGTTCAACGTGCTCCGGCAGTACGACGAGGATGAGGTCGGGGCGGCGTGGGCGCAGATGCGGTCCGCGCTCGCGCCGGGTGGGCTGATCGTCGAAGGCACCTGCGACGAGATCGGGCGCCGCTGCTCCTGGGTGTTGCTCGATGCGCGCGGGCCGCGTTCGCTCACCTTCAGCTGGTCCCCCGCGCATACCGGATACCCCTCGGAGTTGGCCGAACGCCTGCCCAAGGTGCTGATCCATCACAATGTGCCGGGCGAACCGATCCACGAACTGTTCGCCGCCGCCGACCGGTGCTGGGATATCGCGGCCGGTCACGCACCGTTCGGGCCGCGGATCAGGTGGCGGCAGGCGCTGATACTGCTGCGGGAGTCGGGGGTTCGGGTGGAGATCGGGCGGCGGCCGACGAGGGACAATCTGCTCACCGTACCGTGGGATGTGGTCGCCGGTCGTCCGGTTCGGTGA
- the deoC gene encoding deoxyribose-phosphate aldolase — translation MTNTGLITRYPRRDVAAIVDHTLLKPEATPADAAAAIAEAVDLGVYAVCLSPSMLPIDTGIVNTCAVAGFPSGKHHSLVKAAEARLAVDTGADEIDMVIDVGAAVDGRYDEVFADILTVREAIGREKILKVIIESAALLELSGPDAVTEVCRRAVTAGANYVKTSTGFHPLGGASVAAVELMRAAVGEDAEIKASGGIRTAEFAAALIDAGATRLGLSASRTVLDGFAD, via the coding sequence GTGACGAACACCGGCCTCATCACCCGCTACCCGCGCCGCGATGTGGCAGCCATCGTCGACCACACGCTGCTCAAGCCGGAGGCGACCCCGGCCGACGCCGCGGCAGCCATCGCCGAGGCCGTCGATCTCGGTGTGTACGCGGTGTGCCTGTCACCGTCGATGCTGCCGATCGACACCGGCATCGTGAACACCTGCGCGGTCGCCGGGTTTCCGTCGGGCAAGCACCATTCGCTGGTCAAGGCGGCCGAGGCGCGGTTGGCGGTGGACACCGGTGCCGACGAGATCGACATGGTGATCGACGTGGGCGCGGCCGTCGACGGCCGCTATGACGAGGTGTTCGCCGATATCCTGACGGTGCGGGAGGCGATCGGCCGCGAGAAGATCCTCAAAGTGATCATCGAGTCGGCGGCGCTGCTGGAACTGTCCGGGCCCGACGCCGTCACCGAGGTGTGCAGGCGCGCGGTCACCGCAGGCGCCAACTACGTCAAGACCTCGACCGGCTTCCATCCGCTCGGCGGGGCGAGTGTCGCGGCCGTCGAACTGATGCGGGCGGCCGTCGGTGAGGACGCCGAGATCAAGGCGTCCGGGGGTATCCGCACCGCGGAGTTCGCCGCCGCGCTCATCGACGCCGGCGCCACCCGGCTCGGGCTCTCGGCCTCCCGTACGGTCCTCGACGGTTTCGCCGACTAG
- a CDS encoding ROK family transcriptional regulator, whose product MPPPVIPATLQLTTIPAAAVLQGVRVSGPVTRDQLVASTGLSAATVNRQVHALAASGLIVERPDLCDPGAIGRPKNPLTLDRDSLCVAGIHVGARRSVLAIADLGGRTLYSHAVATPAGPTRAAVEALCAQLKELADRFSGRRLLWGGAAIGGAVDVDTGVVDHPVLGWRGAEIGPVLARILDVPVSVCEHVEAMAAAELLLTHPRVDGGSGLFIYARETAGAALTIDGRVHVPARGAGTIAHLPVNAPVIAGGYARLQQVIGRNAARTASELRGIPVTASQIVDERARVLGESVALLRDVINPDSIVVAGDAFSAHPDGLAPVQAAFNAATTVSWPLEIAPPRFGVRVQESAAVVVALSVLYADPVGAVV is encoded by the coding sequence ATGCCCCCACCTGTCATCCCTGCAACGCTGCAGTTGACCACCATCCCCGCGGCGGCCGTGCTGCAAGGTGTCCGGGTGTCCGGGCCGGTTACCCGCGATCAGCTGGTGGCCTCGACCGGCCTGTCGGCGGCGACGGTCAACCGGCAGGTGCACGCCCTGGCGGCGTCCGGGTTGATCGTCGAACGTCCGGACCTGTGCGATCCCGGCGCCATCGGCAGACCCAAGAATCCGCTGACGCTGGATCGGGACTCATTGTGTGTCGCGGGCATCCACGTCGGGGCGCGGCGCAGCGTCCTGGCCATCGCCGACCTGGGCGGACGCACCCTGTACAGCCACGCCGTCGCCACCCCGGCCGGTCCGACGCGGGCCGCGGTCGAGGCGTTGTGCGCCCAGTTGAAAGAACTCGCCGACCGGTTCAGCGGACGGCGTCTGCTGTGGGGCGGGGCGGCGATCGGTGGCGCCGTCGACGTCGACACCGGCGTCGTCGACCACCCCGTGCTCGGCTGGCGCGGCGCCGAGATCGGCCCCGTTCTCGCCCGCATACTCGACGTTCCGGTGTCGGTCTGCGAACATGTCGAGGCGATGGCGGCGGCAGAACTGCTGCTCACCCACCCCCGCGTCGACGGCGGTTCGGGACTTTTCATCTACGCGCGCGAAACCGCCGGCGCGGCCCTCACCATCGACGGCCGGGTCCACGTTCCGGCGCGGGGCGCGGGTACGATCGCCCACCTTCCGGTCAACGCACCCGTCATCGCCGGTGGGTACGCGCGGCTGCAACAGGTGATCGGCCGGAACGCGGCGCGCACCGCATCGGAACTGCGCGGCATCCCGGTGACGGCATCGCAGATCGTCGACGAGCGGGCACGGGTGCTCGGCGAATCGGTCGCGCTGCTGCGCGATGTGATCAACCCCGATTCCATCGTGGTGGCCGGGGATGCCTTCTCCGCCCACCCGGACGGGCTGGCGCCGGTGCAGGCGGCGTTCAACGCGGCGACCACGGTCAGCTGGCCGCTGGAGATCGCACCACCGAGATTTGGTGTGCGGGTGCAGGAAAGCGCTGCCGTCGTGGTGGCGCTGAGCGTGCTGTACGCCGATCCCGTCGGCGCAGTGGTGTGA
- a CDS encoding carbon-nitrogen hydrolase family protein, whose product MRLAMAQISSGTDPAENLELVVSATERAAADGADLVVFPEATMCRFGVKLGPIAEPLDGPWADAVAGIAAQCGVSVVAGMFTPALSPVASLAPALSPVASLAPALSPVASLAPALSPVASLAPELSPRERVRNTLLVVTPDGRRAGYDKIHLYDAFGFAESRTVEAGSEPVIVTVADCRVGLATCYDIRFPRLFTALARAGADLIVVPTSWGAGPGKLRQWQTLATARALDATAFVAAVGQAEPSDPAVAESGAPTGIGHSQITDPFGSVVVAYDSEPRIEVHTVDPTVVGKARTALAVLENERDIAEPRLML is encoded by the coding sequence ATGCGACTTGCGATGGCGCAGATCAGCTCCGGTACCGATCCCGCGGAGAATCTGGAACTGGTGGTGTCTGCCACCGAGCGGGCGGCCGCTGACGGGGCCGATCTGGTGGTGTTCCCGGAGGCCACGATGTGCCGGTTCGGGGTCAAGCTGGGACCGATCGCCGAGCCGCTCGACGGGCCGTGGGCAGATGCCGTGGCCGGGATCGCCGCACAATGCGGGGTGAGTGTGGTGGCCGGGATGTTCACCCCGGCACTATCTCCCGTCGCTTCGCTCGCCCCGGCACTATCTCCCGTCGCTTCGCTCGCCCCGGCACTATCTCCCGTCGCTTCGCTCGCCCCGGCACTATCTCCCGTCGCTTCGCTCGCCCCGGAATTGTCTCCCCGCGAACGGGTGCGCAACACCTTGCTGGTGGTGACACCGGACGGGCGGCGGGCCGGGTACGACAAGATCCATCTGTACGACGCCTTCGGGTTCGCCGAATCGCGGACCGTCGAGGCGGGTTCCGAACCGGTGATCGTCACCGTCGCCGATTGCCGCGTGGGGTTGGCCACCTGCTACGACATCAGGTTTCCGCGACTGTTCACCGCCCTCGCCCGCGCCGGCGCCGACCTGATCGTCGTGCCTACGTCGTGGGGCGCCGGGCCGGGGAAGCTGCGCCAGTGGCAGACGCTGGCCACCGCGCGGGCACTCGACGCCACTGCGTTCGTCGCGGCCGTCGGGCAGGCCGAACCGTCCGATCCGGCCGTCGCGGAGTCCGGAGCGCCCACCGGAATCGGACACAGCCAGATCACAGATCCCTTCGGTAGCGTGGTCGTCGCATATGACAGCGAACCCCGGATCGAGGTCCACACCGTCGATCCGACGGTTGTCGGCAAGGCCCGAACAGCGCTGGCCGTCCTGGAGAACGAACGGGACATCGCGGAACCGCGACTGATGTTGTGA
- the purU gene encoding formyltetrahydrofolate deformylase, whose protein sequence is MTSSSGDDRYILTLGCPDTTGIVARISGFLTEIGGWITEAGYHSDPDSGWFFTRQAIRADSVTLTRDQIAARFKAEVGDPLNAEWSLTDTAVGKSAVLLVSKESHCLVDLLGRAHRGELPATISAVVGNHADLAELTERFGIPFHHVPFSADRKAESFAQVADIVDGYNPDAVVLARFMQILPPTLCEAWSGRAINIHHSFLPSFVGARPYHQAFARGVKLIGATCHYVTADLDAGPIIEQDVIRIDHSDSVADMVRQGRDIETLVLSRGLRWHLEDRVLVHGRKTVVFS, encoded by the coding sequence GTGACTTCATCTTCCGGCGACGACCGCTATATCCTGACCCTCGGCTGCCCTGACACCACGGGCATCGTCGCCCGGATCTCGGGCTTCCTCACCGAGATCGGCGGGTGGATCACCGAGGCCGGCTACCACTCCGACCCCGATTCGGGCTGGTTCTTCACCCGGCAGGCCATCCGCGCCGACTCGGTGACCCTGACCCGCGACCAGATCGCCGCCCGGTTCAAGGCCGAGGTGGGTGATCCGCTCAACGCCGAATGGAGCCTCACCGACACCGCAGTGGGCAAGTCGGCCGTGCTGCTGGTGAGCAAAGAATCACACTGCCTGGTCGATCTGCTGGGCCGCGCCCACCGGGGTGAACTGCCCGCGACGATCAGTGCCGTCGTCGGCAATCATGCGGATCTGGCGGAGCTGACCGAACGTTTCGGGATCCCGTTCCATCACGTGCCGTTCTCCGCCGACCGTAAGGCCGAATCGTTCGCTCAGGTCGCCGATATCGTCGACGGATACAATCCCGACGCGGTGGTGCTGGCCCGCTTCATGCAGATTCTGCCGCCCACCCTGTGCGAGGCCTGGTCGGGCCGGGCCATCAACATCCACCACAGCTTCCTGCCGAGCTTCGTCGGTGCCCGCCCCTACCATCAGGCGTTCGCGCGCGGGGTCAAGCTGATCGGCGCCACCTGCCATTACGTGACCGCCGACCTCGACGCCGGACCGATCATCGAGCAGGACGTCATCCGCATCGACCACAGCGATTCGGTCGCCGACATGGTGCGTCAGGGACGCGACATCGAAACCCTCGTCCTCTCGCGCGGTCTGCGCTGGCATCTGGAGGACCGGGTCCTCGTCCACGGCCGCAAGACCGTCGTCTTCAGCTGA